The Lemur catta isolate mLemCat1 chromosome X, mLemCat1.pri, whole genome shotgun sequence genome has a window encoding:
- the LOC123628661 gene encoding ferritin heavy chain-like yields MRTHSYRREPLEDKRKSLGTGILLQNSKFNGGQTVLSHPGCTRNSALRLLTPGGQGSRGRTSGPRAHPLPFTSHLTWILPSVALGSRLCSLTIVLFTAHAPPTMATAVPSQVRHNYHPDCEAAVNSHISLELRASYAHLSVAFYFDRDDVALKHFSRYFLRRSHQQREHAEKLMGLQNRRGGRICLGDIRKPDRDDWESGLQAMTCAFRLEKSVNLSLLELHELATDKGDVQLCRFLESHCLQEPVKTMEELGGYLTSLRNMGAPDAGLAECLFDKLTLGGGGDHKGN; encoded by the coding sequence ATGAGAACGCACTCTTACAGACGGGAACCATTAGAGGACAAGAGAAAGTCTTTGGGCACTGGAATATTATTGCAGAATTCAAAATTCAACGGAGGCCAGACAGTGTTGAGTCACCCAGGTTGCACACGGAACTCTGCACTTCGGCTCCTCACCCCCGGCGGCCAGGGGTCCCGAGGGCGCACTTCCGGTCCCAGGGCACACCCGCTGCCATTCACCAGCCACCTGACCTGGATCCTGCCCTCTGTGGCGCTTGGGAGCAGACTTTGTAGTCTGACCATTGTCCTATTCACCGCACACGCGCCGCCCACCATGGCCACGGCTGTGCCCTCGCAGGTGCGCCACAACTACCACCCCGACTGTGAGGCCGCCGTCAACAGCCACATCAGCCTGGAGCTCCGCGCCTCCTACGCGCACCTCTCCGTGGCCTTCTACTTCGACCGCGACGACGTGGCCCTGAAGCACTTCTCCCGCTACTTCCTGCGCCGGTCGCACCAGCAGAGGGAGCACGCCGAGAAGCTGATGGGCCTGCAGAACCGGCGCGGTGGCCGCATCTGCCTTGGCGACATCAGGAAGCCCGACCGCGACGACTGGGAGAGCGGCCTGCAGGCCATGACGTGCGCCTTCCGCCTGGAAAAGAGCGTCAACCTGAGCCTCCTGGAGCTGCACGAGCTGGCCACCGACAAGGGCGACGTGCAGCTCTGCCGCTTCCTGGAGAGCCACTGCCTGCAGGAGCCCGTCAAGACCATGGAGGAGCTGGGTGGCTACCTCACCAGCCTGCGCAACATGGGGGCCCCGGACGCCGGCCTGGCGGAGTGCCTCTttgacaagctcaccctgggcggCGGCGGCGACCACAAGGGGAACTGA
- the LOC123628264 gene encoding ferritin heavy chain-like: MAAISQVRHNYHPDCEAAVNSHISLELRASYAHLSVAFYFDRDDVALKHFSRYFLRRSHQEREHAEELMGLQNRRGGRICLGDIRKPHEDDWEGGLQAMTCAFHLEKIISQSLLELHELATDRGDVQLCRFLESHCLPEPVKTMEELGGYLTNLRNMGAPDAGLAEYLFDKLTLGGGGSGDGKEN; the protein is encoded by the coding sequence ATGGCCGCCATCTCTCAGGTGCGCCACAACTACCACCCCGACTGTGAGGCCGCCGTCAACAGCCACATCAGCCTGGAGCTCCGCGCCTCCTACGCGCACCTCTCCGTGGCCTTCTACTTCGACCGCGACGACGTGGCCCTGAAGCACTTCTCCCGCTACTTCCTGCGCCGGTCGCACCAGGAGAGGGAGCACGCGGAGGAGCTGATGGGCCTGCAGAACCGGCGCGGTGGCCGCATCTGCCTTGGCGACATCAGGAAGCCCCACGAGGATGACTGGGAGGGCGGCCTGCAGGCCATGACGTGCGCCTTCCACCTGGAGAAGATCATCAGCCAGAGCCTCCTGGAGCTGCACGAGCTGGCCACCGACAGGGGCGACGTGCAGCTCTGCCGCTTCCTGGAGAGCCACTGCCTGCCGGAGCCCGTCAAGACCATGGAGGAGCTGGGTGGCTACCTCACCAACCTGCGCAACATGGGGGCCCCGGACGCCGGCCTGGCGGAGTACCTCTttgacaagctcaccctgggcggTGGCGGCAGCGGCGATGGCAAGGAGAACTGA